A portion of the Candidatus Binataceae bacterium genome contains these proteins:
- a CDS encoding A24 family peptidase, with translation MDLPAGVGGALASLVGAVTGSFVTVVAYRLPREMSIVAPRSFCESCQRSLPVWSNLPILAYIGLRGRCIMCGAPIPFSNFLTEAGLAVTALFLYLEFPLGSAIARFVLCSALFAVALIDYDWRIVPNAITLPGTIVGLAAASLLMPEEIGWQSSLVGIALGAGFLFVVGYFYELVRGREGVGMGDVWLLAMTGAFLGWPGVVFTLFFGSLLGIIGGLAMVLSGGRGARAPLADPVADLPETDVSILRTEVPFGPFLSLAAGCYALFQPQVMRWYLGG, from the coding sequence ATGGATCTGCCGGCGGGAGTAGGGGGTGCTCTCGCGTCCCTCGTGGGCGCGGTCACGGGTAGCTTCGTGACCGTGGTCGCGTATCGTCTCCCGCGCGAAATGTCGATCGTCGCGCCTCGCTCGTTCTGTGAGAGCTGCCAACGCTCTCTGCCGGTGTGGAGCAATCTGCCAATCCTCGCCTACATCGGTCTGCGCGGGCGATGCATCATGTGTGGTGCACCGATACCCTTTAGCAACTTCCTTACCGAGGCGGGGCTCGCGGTCACCGCCCTGTTCCTCTACCTCGAGTTTCCGCTCGGCAGCGCGATAGCGCGTTTCGTTCTTTGTTCCGCACTCTTCGCGGTCGCCCTCATCGATTACGACTGGCGGATCGTGCCCAACGCGATCACCCTTCCGGGGACTATCGTGGGCCTGGCCGCGGCCTCGCTGCTGATGCCTGAAGAAATCGGCTGGCAAAGTTCCCTTGTGGGAATCGCCCTCGGTGCCGGTTTCCTGTTCGTGGTCGGCTATTTCTACGAGCTGGTGCGCGGCCGTGAGGGCGTGGGGATGGGAGATGTCTGGCTCCTGGCGATGACGGGCGCGTTCCTGGGATGGCCGGGCGTCGTATTCACTCTTTTCTTTGGTTCGTTGCTGGGCATCATCGGCGGACTCGCGATGGTTCTCAGCGGCGGACGCGGAGCACGGGCGCCACTGGCCGACCCAGTGGCCGATCTGCCGGAAACCGATGTTTCGATTTTGCGGACCGAAGTTCCGTTTGGACCGTTCCTTTCGCTTGCCGCCGGATGCTACGCGCTGTTTCAGCCGCAAGTGATGCGCTGGTATCTTGGCGGGTAA
- a CDS encoding secondary thiamine-phosphate synthase enzyme YjbQ: protein MTKPYERRSPGWKRAETGRKLGAMVELKIATSARAAFVDITDAVNQAVADTRIAQGLCNLFVPHTTCAVIVSENWDPDVTTDMLNHLERLVPRNGGFRHGEGNSQAHILSAMLSTSINIPVAGARLWLGRWKGLMLAEWDGPRERTVVVSVIRAEG, encoded by the coding sequence TTGACGAAACCGTATGAACGGAGGAGCCCCGGATGGAAGCGAGCGGAGACTGGTCGTAAACTTGGTGCGATGGTCGAGTTGAAGATCGCGACGTCCGCGCGGGCCGCATTTGTCGACATCACCGACGCGGTGAACCAAGCCGTGGCAGACACCCGCATCGCGCAAGGTCTGTGTAATTTATTCGTACCCCACACCACCTGCGCGGTGATCGTGTCGGAAAATTGGGACCCCGATGTCACCACCGACATGTTGAACCACCTTGAGCGGCTGGTTCCTCGCAACGGCGGGTTTCGCCATGGCGAAGGCAACTCGCAAGCGCATATTCTGAGCGCGATGCTGAGTACCTCGATAAACATCCCAGTCGCGGGCGCCAGGCTCTGGCTCGGCAGGTGGAAGGGGCTGATGCTCGCCGAGTGGGACGGTCCCCGCGAGCGGACGGTGGTCGTCAGCGTGATCAGAGCTGAGGGCTGA
- a CDS encoding crosslink repair DNA glycosylase YcaQ family protein: MAFRTRRHHLHRRTPKKTMLEVVASICGLQAQLMSSVQLAMWARIEGLTLADVRDALWKHRRLVKTWAMRGTLHVLHADDYLRWQRPLGAYAHHTKPGWLQRCGLTPEELDEAVSAIGRALGRRLLTREQLANEVTRVVGTSALGDILRQGWGFMLKPAAFHGKLCFAPSIGVNVRFARPDVWLRRAPRPDSHEGWIDLTRRF; the protein is encoded by the coding sequence ATGGCATTTCGCACGCGCCGACACCATCTGCACCGACGCACCCCCAAGAAAACGATGCTCGAGGTGGTGGCCTCCATCTGCGGATTACAGGCGCAGCTAATGTCCTCGGTACAACTGGCGATGTGGGCGCGAATCGAGGGCCTCACGCTGGCCGACGTCCGCGATGCCTTGTGGAAGCATCGACGCCTGGTCAAAACCTGGGCTATGCGCGGCACGCTTCATGTTCTGCACGCCGATGACTATCTACGCTGGCAAAGGCCGCTTGGCGCTTATGCCCATCACACGAAGCCGGGATGGCTTCAGCGTTGCGGACTCACACCCGAGGAACTCGATGAGGCCGTGAGTGCAATCGGCCGCGCATTGGGACGCCGGCTTCTCACCCGTGAGCAGCTAGCCAACGAGGTCACGCGAGTCGTAGGAACCTCCGCGCTTGGGGACATCCTGCGACAGGGTTGGGGTTTTATGCTAAAGCCGGCGGCGTTTCATGGGAAGCTCTGCTTCGCGCCCAGCATCGGCGTAAACGTGCGCTTCGCGCGACCCGATGTGTGGCTGCGGCGGGCACCACGACCGGACTCGCACGAGGGATGGATCGACCTGACCCGCCGGTTCTAG
- a CDS encoding crosslink repair DNA glycosylase YcaQ family protein yields the protein MDRPDPPVLAAYGPATRVDYSRWSGAPLAHADAMLRSLGPDVSEISLAGAQAWVLSEDVKELVAAERSQSVRLLPAFDQYVIAASPHVQNLLSAGHREDIFRPQGWISPVLLVDGRIDGVWSYQRNGPRLVVRIGPFVRLTRRVQSAVEVEAERLAKFFDAELELKQD from the coding sequence ATGGATCGACCTGACCCGCCGGTTCTAGCGGCGTATGGTCCCGCCACCCGAGTCGATTATTCGCGCTGGAGTGGAGCGCCGCTCGCGCACGCGGACGCGATGTTACGATCGTTGGGACCTGATGTCAGCGAAATCAGCCTTGCGGGAGCGCAGGCGTGGGTTCTGAGCGAAGACGTCAAGGAACTTGTGGCAGCGGAGCGATCCCAATCGGTGCGGCTTCTTCCGGCATTTGATCAGTACGTGATCGCCGCGTCCCCGCATGTGCAGAACCTCCTTTCCGCCGGACATCGCGAAGACATCTTTCGACCGCAAGGCTGGATTTCCCCGGTGCTGCTGGTCGACGGGCGGATTGACGGGGTCTGGTCGTACCAAAGAAACGGGCCGCGGCTTGTGGTACGGATAGGGCCGTTCGTCAGACTGACACGCCGGGTACAGAGCGCAGTGGAGGTCGAGGCCGAGCGGCTCGCGAAATTTTTCGATGCCGAGCTCGAGCTAAAACAGGACTGA
- a CDS encoding dienelactone hydrolase family protein, with protein MSVVLILSTSLAVMSANAAENACSEVELQTSDHTDHLPVGLCIPPGSGPFPAVVDLRPRICEGPVGIPPSWEQSALPAWGYAILAIDSFAIRGLAPGVCDDLNSLTTKQMVGDAYAGLEFLTRDSRIDHRRVALLGFVNGVATATVLADTVEARDAFATKDGRSFRAFFAFSPYCNLEFTGAPPRLYAPARIFAGEKDDMEPASRCVDLAKSLKAGGADLQVTIYPDAEAGFDTIPPDTNYPLADRTALHPGGTTLSTHPQYSPWTHNFADCTVRLKSVFDLVDPREVTGCERRGVHAQGNPDVAEQARKDLKEQLKALTGE; from the coding sequence ATGTCCGTCGTATTGATCCTGTCGACTTCGCTTGCGGTGATGTCCGCAAACGCGGCGGAGAACGCATGCTCCGAGGTTGAGCTTCAAACCTCCGATCACACGGACCACCTGCCCGTCGGGTTGTGCATTCCGCCCGGGAGCGGTCCTTTTCCGGCCGTGGTGGATCTGCGGCCACGCATCTGCGAAGGCCCGGTGGGTATTCCGCCCTCCTGGGAGCAGTCCGCGCTGCCAGCTTGGGGCTATGCGATCCTCGCCATCGATAGCTTTGCGATACGTGGGCTGGCACCCGGAGTGTGTGACGATCTCAACTCACTGACCACGAAACAGATGGTCGGCGATGCTTACGCGGGATTGGAGTTTCTCACGCGCGACTCACGGATTGACCACAGGAGAGTCGCCCTGCTCGGCTTCGTAAATGGCGTGGCCACCGCGACCGTTCTCGCCGACACCGTGGAAGCACGGGACGCCTTTGCCACGAAGGATGGCCGGTCCTTCCGAGCATTCTTCGCATTCTCTCCGTATTGCAACCTGGAATTTACCGGAGCGCCGCCTAGACTTTATGCACCGGCACGAATCTTCGCGGGTGAAAAGGATGACATGGAGCCCGCAAGTCGGTGTGTGGACTTGGCGAAATCCCTTAAAGCGGGTGGCGCAGACCTGCAGGTGACGATCTATCCCGACGCCGAAGCCGGATTCGACACGATACCGCCCGATACCAATTATCCATTGGCCGATCGAACTGCTCTCCATCCTGGGGGCACGACCCTCAGCACGCATCCCCAATACAGTCCCTGGACGCATAATTTCGCGGACTGCACCGTAAGGCTGAAGAGCGTCTTCGACCTCGTCGACCCTCGGGAAGTCACCGGATGCGAACGCAGAGGGGTGCATGCCCAGGGAAACCCGGATGTGGCCGAACAGGCTCGAAAGGATCTCAAGGAGCAACTCAAAGCTCTCACCGGGGAGTAG
- a CDS encoding CAP domain-containing protein, translating into MSLATTYVGTLAIFLTLVAGTSAAPTADANVNSRAWLTQINQYRMMAGLESVEEVPAISAGDTNHARYLVKRFEVEPPEQVDIYSENRATAWSTPSGAAAASLSDIALRTGAEQPTDPETRIRQVIDDWMTDPFQRLPVLDPELHKVGLGVYSEKGFTSIVLQVRTPPPPEEALMGNAEDYRQAQRPAENSSKYPIMFPPAGSDIGLVAFEGGGWPDLFTSCPGLGLPVGLPITLELGPSAEDQNVLRHSITTNQKPLEHCIFIPGTYVGLNDSQTLIGRQVLRTFGAIVLIPRLPLRAGNSYSVSVSTDRKEYRWSFSVR; encoded by the coding sequence ATGTCCCTCGCAACCACGTACGTCGGTACGCTCGCCATCTTTTTGACCCTGGTCGCTGGCACATCGGCGGCGCCAACCGCCGATGCCAACGTGAATTCGAGAGCATGGCTAACTCAAATTAACCAGTACCGAATGATGGCGGGACTGGAATCGGTGGAAGAAGTTCCGGCGATCAGCGCGGGCGATACGAATCACGCGCGCTATCTCGTGAAAAGGTTCGAGGTCGAACCGCCAGAGCAGGTAGATATCTACTCAGAAAATCGCGCTACGGCGTGGTCAACTCCGTCCGGCGCAGCGGCCGCATCGCTCAGCGATATCGCCCTGCGCACTGGAGCGGAGCAGCCGACCGACCCGGAGACTCGGATCCGGCAGGTCATCGACGACTGGATGACCGACCCTTTTCAGCGTCTGCCGGTACTCGATCCCGAGCTTCACAAGGTCGGCCTCGGGGTTTACAGCGAAAAGGGTTTCACCAGCATCGTTCTGCAAGTGCGGACCCCGCCGCCACCCGAAGAAGCCCTGATGGGTAATGCGGAAGACTATCGGCAGGCCCAACGGCCCGCGGAAAATTCTTCGAAGTATCCGATAATGTTCCCGCCCGCCGGGTCGGATATCGGGCTGGTCGCGTTCGAAGGCGGCGGATGGCCTGACCTTTTTACCAGCTGTCCGGGTCTCGGGCTCCCGGTCGGATTACCGATAACGCTCGAACTCGGCCCTTCCGCCGAGGACCAAAACGTATTGCGTCATTCGATTACCACCAACCAAAAACCGCTGGAACACTGCATCTTCATCCCAGGCACCTATGTCGGTCTGAACGACAGCCAGACGTTGATCGGACGCCAGGTTCTGAGGACCTTCGGCGCCATTGTCCTGATTCCACGACTGCCGCTGCGCGCCGGCAACTCGTACTCGGTCTCGGTGTCAACCGACCGCAAAGAGTATCGATGGTCGTTTTCAGTCCGATAG
- a CDS encoding DUF1329 domain-containing protein: protein MESHSRDLDFVTRRLAGGLVGALALLVAVPLCGASVKPGDLISPDNAAVVADLVSPGNFALVKQGMQMKIVSTDRLEWPPPYKAATEKYSAQVKLNERGELSNYVAGLPFPLLDPNDPQVATKVMWNFSFRPQYTDDADVRDVEVSTNTPGKTVGGILEHFTIEHFAFYNNVGRTEVPPVPTDPEATGPGIRYRFGAYPFLEPQELHGAGIIRQRNIDPTVDDNVWYIHLGRARRVRAEELSDAIAPHVEGDYPTYVNNLDPDSYFGFSAKIETYDYKLLGIKPMLASVHAENVPAKACEFDNHRTVCPEAWEMRQLYIVEANAKALSWHQKIGSSGVTIPKRVLYIDSEGWFITGSDQYDPDGKLWKTIATFNTYRDRPIPDAKTAIYPFKRMFQVALVDENLQNGYSSVIYMPGQQSEDRECWYVNMGIVTKAFLDPHKAVVTSY, encoded by the coding sequence ATGGAGTCCCACTCGCGCGATTTAGATTTCGTTACGAGGCGTCTTGCTGGTGGTCTGGTCGGAGCGCTGGCGCTGCTGGTAGCGGTTCCGCTTTGTGGCGCGTCCGTCAAGCCCGGCGACCTCATTTCGCCCGACAACGCCGCGGTGGTTGCCGATCTGGTCAGCCCCGGCAACTTCGCGCTGGTCAAACAGGGCATGCAGATGAAAATCGTTTCGACCGATCGCCTCGAATGGCCACCACCCTACAAGGCCGCAACCGAAAAATATTCCGCACAGGTCAAGCTTAATGAGCGCGGGGAATTGTCCAACTATGTCGCCGGTCTTCCCTTCCCTTTGCTCGACCCCAACGATCCTCAGGTCGCGACCAAGGTGATGTGGAATTTCAGCTTCCGCCCGCAATACACCGACGATGCCGACGTTCGCGATGTCGAAGTTTCCACCAACACGCCGGGCAAAACCGTCGGTGGAATCCTCGAGCACTTCACCATCGAACACTTTGCCTTCTACAACAACGTCGGACGCACCGAGGTGCCGCCCGTGCCAACCGATCCCGAAGCGACCGGTCCCGGCATCCGTTACCGCTTTGGCGCCTATCCATTTCTTGAGCCACAAGAACTCCACGGCGCCGGCATTATCCGCCAGCGCAATATCGATCCGACGGTCGACGACAATGTCTGGTACATCCACCTCGGCCGCGCGCGCCGCGTTCGTGCCGAGGAACTTTCCGACGCCATCGCCCCGCACGTGGAAGGCGACTATCCGACCTATGTCAACAACCTCGACCCGGACTCGTATTTCGGTTTCTCGGCAAAGATCGAAACCTACGACTACAAGCTCCTCGGCATCAAACCGATGCTCGCCTCAGTACACGCGGAAAATGTTCCCGCCAAAGCGTGCGAATTCGACAACCATCGCACCGTGTGTCCCGAGGCCTGGGAAATGCGCCAGCTCTATATAGTCGAAGCGAATGCCAAAGCGCTCAGCTGGCACCAGAAGATTGGCAGCAGCGGAGTGACTATTCCGAAACGTGTACTGTATATCGATTCCGAAGGATGGTTCATCACCGGGTCCGACCAATACGATCCGGACGGCAAGCTGTGGAAGACAATCGCTACTTTCAACACATACCGCGATCGACCGATTCCCGATGCCAAAACGGCGATCTATCCTTTCAAGCGCATGTTCCAGGTCGCGCTGGTCGACGAAAACCTCCAGAACGGTTACTCGTCGGTGATCTACATGCCCGGACAGCAGAGTGAAGATCGGGAATGCTGGTACGTGAACATGGGAATAGTTACCAAGGCGTTTCTCGATCCACACAAGGCGGTGGTGACCAGTTACTAG
- a CDS encoding M20/M25/M40 family metallo-hydrolase, with protein sequence MKRRIFLALGFSILLMAWGPPARAASPDFNAINQEALPYFQSYLRFDTSNPPDNTAQAIAYLKSILDKEGIENATFESKPGAVSLVARLPGAPDKKPFLLLSHVDVVPVVAKDWSHQPFSGDLTDGYVWGRGAIDNKAHGIMALMTMLTLHRNHVPLRRGVVMMVNPDEEAGGANGAEWMAANHWDAFDPAFAVNEGGVATPDPFGGRANIFQVTVAEKRVSWLHLIAHGRSGHGSVPTADNPTLILIDALARLLATQPDPRLTPIMAQALATIATHEPFPVKVELSHLDSQSMLSIAMRGPLKPDYLQALLRDTIAPTMLSGSLKVNVIPSTAEAGLDCRLLPGTDADEFLPRTKTLLADKRITIDFIQKPDSGPISPASGEAWTRFRKWSPKIFPRRSWCRG encoded by the coding sequence ATGAAGCGACGAATCTTCCTTGCTCTAGGATTTAGTATTCTCCTGATGGCCTGGGGACCACCCGCCCGGGCCGCTTCTCCTGACTTTAACGCTATCAACCAGGAGGCACTCCCCTACTTCCAGAGTTACCTCCGTTTCGACACCAGCAATCCGCCCGACAACACCGCGCAAGCAATCGCTTACCTCAAAAGTATCCTCGACAAGGAAGGGATCGAGAACGCGACCTTCGAGAGCAAGCCCGGCGCGGTCAGCCTCGTGGCGCGCCTCCCGGGCGCTCCCGATAAGAAACCTTTCCTGCTCCTGTCTCACGTCGATGTAGTCCCGGTGGTCGCCAAGGATTGGTCGCACCAACCCTTCTCGGGCGACCTCACAGATGGCTACGTGTGGGGCCGCGGCGCGATCGATAACAAGGCGCACGGCATCATGGCGTTGATGACGATGCTCACCCTGCATCGCAATCATGTACCGCTGCGGCGGGGGGTCGTGATGATGGTGAATCCGGACGAAGAGGCGGGCGGTGCGAACGGCGCCGAGTGGATGGCGGCGAATCATTGGGACGCGTTCGATCCTGCGTTCGCGGTCAACGAGGGCGGGGTGGCAACTCCGGACCCGTTCGGAGGTCGGGCAAACATTTTCCAGGTGACGGTGGCAGAAAAGCGCGTGTCCTGGCTCCACCTGATTGCCCATGGCCGCTCCGGTCACGGTTCGGTTCCGACCGCGGACAACCCTACCCTCATCCTGATCGACGCGCTCGCGCGACTGCTGGCGACGCAACCGGACCCGCGCCTGACTCCGATCATGGCACAGGCGCTGGCGACGATCGCAACCCACGAACCCTTTCCAGTCAAGGTCGAACTCAGCCACCTGGATTCGCAGTCCATGCTCAGCATCGCAATGCGTGGTCCTCTCAAACCCGACTACCTGCAGGCTCTGTTGCGCGACACCATCGCCCCGACCATGTTGTCTGGCAGTCTCAAGGTCAACGTGATCCCGTCGACCGCCGAGGCCGGGCTCGACTGCCGTCTGCTGCCTGGCACCGATGCGGACGAATTTCTGCCGCGGACGAAAACCCTGCTCGCAGACAAGCGGATTACCATCGATTTCATCCAGAAACCCGACTCCGGACCCATCTCGCCGGCTAGTGGCGAGGCGTGGACGCGATTCAGAAAGTGGTCGCCGAAGATTTTCCCAAGGCGTTCGTGGTGCCGTGGATGA
- the mutM gene encoding bifunctional DNA-formamidopyrimidine glycosylase/DNA-(apurinic or apyrimidinic site) lyase: MPELPEVESLRQILGRSVVGRTIVGTRIGRLPLRRKVTANFGPRIRGRRIETIGRRAKYLILELDGEDVVLVHLGMSGSLTCRDSDFDSSEFNRRHDHVEFRLDNGTRLVFNDPRRFGMVRLVARAALPALHEMKGLGPEPLSEAFNADYLAAQARGRKVAIKNLIMAQRIVAGVGNIYASEVLYRAGVRPTRRAGRLKREEIERIAQFIPIILRDAIDRRGTTFRNYRDSEGRPGAFADRLQVYGRAGEKCYRCSTPIKSVMIGQRASFYCPTCQK; the protein is encoded by the coding sequence ATGCCTGAACTCCCGGAGGTCGAATCACTCAGACAAATCCTTGGACGCAGCGTGGTCGGCAGGACGATTGTGGGCACCCGAATCGGCCGTCTGCCGCTGCGCCGCAAAGTCACCGCCAACTTCGGCCCGCGTATCCGGGGGCGGCGGATCGAAACGATCGGGCGGCGTGCCAAGTACCTGATTTTGGAGCTCGACGGCGAGGACGTCGTCCTAGTTCACCTCGGGATGAGCGGGAGCCTCACCTGCCGCGACAGCGATTTCGATTCCTCGGAGTTCAACCGTCGCCACGATCATGTCGAGTTCAGACTCGACAATGGCACCCGGCTGGTCTTCAACGACCCGCGTCGCTTCGGAATGGTGCGCCTGGTCGCACGCGCCGCGCTTCCCGCTCTGCACGAAATGAAAGGGCTCGGCCCGGAACCGCTCTCGGAGGCGTTCAACGCCGACTATCTCGCCGCCCAGGCCCGGGGTCGCAAGGTCGCAATCAAAAACCTGATCATGGCTCAGCGCATCGTAGCCGGGGTCGGCAACATCTACGCCTCCGAGGTGCTATATCGCGCGGGCGTACGTCCGACGCGTCGCGCTGGCCGTCTGAAACGCGAGGAGATCGAGCGCATCGCCCAGTTCATACCGATAATCCTGCGCGACGCGATTGATCGGCGCGGCACGACGTTTCGCAACTATCGCGACTCGGAAGGCCGCCCGGGAGCTTTCGCGGATCGCCTGCAGGTCTATGGGCGCGCAGGGGAAAAGTGCTACCGATGCTCAACCCCGATCAAAAGCGTGATGATAGGCCAACGCGCGAGCTTCTACTGTCCAACCTGCCAGAAATGA
- the rsmA gene encoding 16S rRNA (adenine(1518)-N(6)/adenine(1519)-N(6))-dimethyltransferase RsmA, whose product MSPRNLRPLRTAEHRALRAGTALSAIGVRPRKSRGQNFLVQVAIANRIVAAAHLAPEDRVLEIGPGLGILSERIAAHPLSKLTLVELEPLLATQLEQRFVGDRRVRIVNADFLKADFAALCDRVPTKVIGNLPFNAAAAILSRLCAYRAGISRMVLMFQREVAERIRARAGEPSYGALTVFTALYFKVESHFRVSAGNFHPRPRIDAEVLIFEPQPRPIFNSEEESAVLETIRAAFSAPRKTLRNSIAHALRLNAGPVDATLRAAAIDPGARAETLPSPDFVRLARHLRPLLAGSNA is encoded by the coding sequence ATGTCACCACGAAACCTCCGCCCGCTGCGCACGGCCGAGCACCGCGCCCTGCGCGCAGGCACCGCGCTGAGCGCGATTGGAGTCCGCCCCCGCAAATCGCGTGGTCAGAATTTTCTCGTCCAGGTGGCGATAGCAAATCGCATCGTCGCGGCCGCACACCTCGCCCCCGAGGACCGCGTGCTCGAAATCGGTCCGGGGCTCGGAATCCTGAGCGAACGCATCGCGGCGCACCCGCTCTCGAAGCTTACGCTGGTCGAGCTCGAACCTTTGCTCGCCACGCAACTCGAACAACGCTTTGTCGGTGATCGCCGCGTACGCATAGTGAACGCCGATTTCTTGAAGGCCGATTTCGCCGCGCTCTGCGATCGCGTACCGACCAAAGTAATTGGCAACCTGCCCTTCAACGCCGCCGCGGCAATTCTCTCCCGACTGTGTGCCTACCGCGCGGGAATCTCGCGTATGGTGTTGATGTTCCAGCGCGAGGTCGCCGAGCGGATTCGCGCCCGCGCCGGGGAGCCGTCATACGGTGCGCTCACCGTTTTCACCGCGCTTTATTTCAAAGTGGAATCCCACTTCCGCGTATCCGCCGGCAATTTTCATCCGCGGCCCCGGATCGACGCCGAAGTCCTGATCTTTGAGCCGCAGCCGCGCCCGATCTTTAATAGCGAAGAGGAGTCCGCCGTGCTCGAAACCATTCGCGCCGCATTTTCCGCGCCGCGCAAGACCTTGCGCAATTCGATTGCGCACGCGCTGCGCTTGAACGCGGGCCCGGTCGATGCAACACTGCGCGCCGCCGCGATCGATCCGGGCGCCCGTGCCGAGACGCTCCCGAGTCCCGACTTCGTCCGCCTCGCGCGTCACCTGCGGCCGCTCCTTGCGGGGTCCAATGCCTGA
- the tsaD gene encoding tRNA (adenosine(37)-N6)-threonylcarbamoyltransferase complex transferase subunit TsaD produces the protein MLILGIESSCDDAAAAVVETMRAGVATVRGTAVANQDDIHRAYGGIVPELASRNHVITILPVVQRALLSAGASLDEIGGIAVTRGPGLVGSLLVGLMCAKGIAQATGIPMVGVNHIEGHLLAPLLENEIAMPYLALVVSGGHTALFSVEDYGRYRKIGSTRDDAAGEAFDKVAKLMGLGYPGGKVIDDLAKYGNRRSVRIPRARVKGAPLDFSFSGVKTAVATFLRGHDARATRREDLAASFQEAIVDMLVAPTLAAAREIGASVIALTGGVAANSRLRECLTAAAADEGFKVIAPSLKYCTDNAAMIALAGGWRLLQGGRDDLTIDAAANLPL, from the coding sequence ATGCTGATACTAGGAATCGAATCTTCCTGCGACGATGCGGCCGCAGCGGTAGTCGAAACCATGCGCGCCGGCGTCGCAACCGTTCGCGGGACTGCCGTGGCCAACCAGGACGACATTCACCGCGCCTACGGCGGGATCGTTCCCGAGCTCGCCTCGCGAAATCACGTGATCACGATACTACCCGTGGTTCAGCGAGCGCTTTTGAGCGCCGGGGCTTCGCTGGACGAGATCGGGGGAATCGCGGTAACGCGCGGCCCCGGATTGGTCGGCTCGCTCCTGGTCGGTCTGATGTGTGCGAAAGGAATCGCGCAGGCGACCGGCATCCCGATGGTCGGCGTCAACCACATCGAGGGCCATCTGCTTGCCCCGCTGCTCGAAAACGAAATCGCGATGCCCTACCTCGCGCTAGTGGTCTCCGGCGGGCACACCGCCCTGTTCTCCGTCGAGGACTATGGACGCTATCGGAAGATCGGATCCACGCGCGATGACGCGGCTGGCGAGGCCTTCGACAAAGTCGCCAAGCTGATGGGCCTGGGATATCCGGGCGGCAAGGTCATCGACGATCTCGCCAAATACGGCAATCGCCGCAGCGTCAGAATCCCCCGTGCGCGCGTGAAAGGCGCCCCGCTGGACTTCAGTTTCTCGGGGGTAAAAACCGCCGTCGCTACCTTTCTACGCGGTCACGATGCGCGCGCAACCCGCCGAGAAGACCTTGCCGCGTCCTTCCAGGAAGCGATCGTTGATATGCTGGTCGCACCGACCCTGGCAGCGGCCCGCGAAATCGGCGCGAGCGTCATCGCTCTGACCGGTGGGGTAGCGGCTAACTCGCGCCTGCGCGAATGCCTCACCGCGGCGGCCGCCGACGAAGGTTTCAAGGTGATTGCACCCTCACTCAAATACTGCACTGACAACGCCGCTATGATCGCGCTGGCGGGCGGCTGGCGCCTCCTGCAGGGCGGTCGCGACGATCTGACCATAGACGCGGCAGCGAACCTCCCACTCTAA
- a CDS encoding tetratricopeptide repeat protein, translated as MALSLRVSDSSLQGMIDKEQNPARAASMRIAEQARSELLEGHPDEASRDLARAVSIDPSDPYAYFYLGRAYVAKKNYSQAMTFLKRGEIGFGSRNPLWLSETLGFEALCYEESGHDTAAAAAYQQALQVNPGNLMARVGYSRLAPSLSPPEGASAAGEDQPPPAAEAIPPPPASSPPPPPPNSPPPPSED; from the coding sequence GTGGCACTTTCGCTGCGGGTCAGCGACTCGTCATTGCAGGGTATGATTGATAAGGAGCAAAACCCGGCGAGGGCCGCGTCGATGAGAATCGCGGAGCAGGCGCGGAGCGAACTGCTGGAGGGCCATCCGGACGAGGCGAGCCGCGACCTGGCGCGCGCAGTCTCGATCGATCCGAGCGATCCGTACGCATATTTCTACCTGGGCCGCGCTTACGTCGCGAAAAAAAATTACTCGCAGGCGATGACCTTTCTGAAGCGAGGCGAAATCGGGTTTGGAAGCCGCAACCCGCTGTGGCTGAGTGAGACGCTCGGCTTCGAGGCCTTGTGTTACGAGGAGTCGGGACACGACACTGCCGCGGCCGCGGCATACCAGCAGGCGCTGCAGGTGAATCCAGGAAATCTGATGGCACGGGTTGGCTACTCCCGGCTGGCACCATCGCTTTCCCCGCCCGAAGGCGCCTCTGCCGCCGGCGAGGACCAGCCGCCGCCCGCGGCCGAGGCCATACCCCCGCCACCAGCCTCTTCTCCGCCTCCTCCGCCGCCCAACTCGCCACCACCACCCTCGGAGGACTGA